The sequence below is a genomic window from Oscillospiraceae bacterium.
CCCGGCTTATTGGTGCTTCCCATTGTATAGTTATTCTTGGTGGGGTTTACATTCTGGAAGCTGTGCGTGCTCTTTCGAATCTCTCCCAAAGCTTGTGTCCAATACTTCCGGCGCAGGGCGTATCGTGCGGCTTCATCGACTTCGGGATTCACCGGATCTTCCGTAAAAAAGATCAGGTTGGATGGATCTTCGCCATACTTCTCAAAAAACCTTTGCAGCAACGTAATCTTATATTGCGTGGAGGTCTGCGTAAAAATATAAATATTCTCTTCAATCTGTTCACAGTGCTTAAAAGTATCTGCGCTTCGAGCAACATGCGCGGATAGTTCAACCTGGTCATCAGCATCAGCCAGATAATTCAGCACGGTTCTATTTTCGCTGTGAAGCTCCTTAAGAACAGCTATGTACATTTCAATCCAGCTCTTCGCCTCGTGCTCAATGCCGCGAAATCTATATTTTACAAGAATTTTGCTGGTAAACGAGATGTCATCATCCAGTGCATATTCGTCATACTGCTTTTCAGGTGGGGTGTAGGTCGTATCCACATAGGGCCAGAGCGTCAGAGCCGATTGCGTCATGTAGGTATTGCGCTCTTCCAATTCGTCCAGGCCCCAATGCTCCTTCTGCGCAATGCGCTGATTCATTTTAATACCGCTTTGCAAATAGCCGTCCTGCATTGTCTTTTTCTCTTGAAAGGATGCATTTCCATATTTGGGATTGTATGCGGTCAAGGTCAAATTGGCCAAGCGGTGCAGCCATTCATCGTGGATCGCTTCTGCACACTCTCCAAGCTCGGCATACCATGCATGGCTCAGCTTTTGCGGCATAATATGCTCGATGGTATATTCGCTTTGATCCAGAAGAGCATAGATTGCCTTGTACTCAGCACTGTCGCCATTTTCAAAACGCTCAAAGAGATACGCTTTATAGCGCGGGGGCATAGCGTAGATATTCTTGCTCCGAAGGCCTTCGGCAAATTCTTCATCCGTCGGGAAGGCGGCTTTTTCTTTCTTATTGGCGAGGATATAGCGCATTTTTTCTAAAAACTGAACATAAGTGCCATCTAATCGGCGAATATCATTGCAGAGCGTTAAAAACACTTTGTTTAGCGCATTGGAAGGCAAGTCGCAGATTGCACGTCGGAAGAGATATGCCTCTACTGTGCGAAAGACTTCGGTTACAGCCTGAATGTCTAGAATCTTTTCCTCGCTCAGTCTCAAGACTTCTAACAAAAACGGGCGGGTCACGTTGCTTTCAAAACGGTTCAGTCGATAGATGGAGGCTTTGAGTTGTGCGGGGAAAGCTGGCTGACCCTCTAAGAGCTGATGATACCGCTTTGCATATGCCAGTATATCAGATAAAAGAGAATCTATTTGTGCGCCATGCTTTTCCGCATAATCCCGAAATGTGGTGTAAACATCTTTCATACCAGGAATACGCCGCAGCTTAATGCTCAAGTAATCTCGAATGAAGCCGCTAACGTCATAGGTGTTATTCTGGCTATTATAGCCTGCGTATTTTTCGATAGGATTCCAGTATGTATCGTAATAGTATTCCTGTGTCTCAATGGAAAGGTTCATGAGTACGAAATTACGGATTTTATCCCCTTCATTGAGATCAAGTCCTGTGGAGTTAAGACTCTGAAATACCAGCTGTGGGTCGTCATCTGGAGGTGTCAGTGTAATGTCAATGATTTGCAAACGTTCCACAGCGGAAAATAATTGGTCAACGGTAATCTCTTGCTTTTGAATTCGTTTATAAAAATAGAGATAATTCTGCGTAACATTAGAGGCATAGTCGTACTCAAACGGATCGCCCCATAACTTTTCGTAGGAATGCTGATCTCCTTTTATGGGTTTCAGCTTCATCTTACGGTGACCGGGGTTGATCTCGTCCGCCAGATAGCGCTTGGTGATCTGCGCGTATAACGTTTCGTCTGCTGGGATAGCTTTCCCTTCTTTGATCAAATTGGCCATGGCCAGTAGCAAAAGCGTCACGGTTGTAATACGCTGCTGCCCATCAATGATTAAATAATCCGAACTACTCCCCATAGGGTCACTGACGGAAACGATACCTCCGAAAAAGTGATGCTTCTTTTTCTGCCGAATGGTATTACATAGATCATCGTATAACTTGCGACAATGCTGTTCTTTCCAATCATAATTGCGCTGATAAACAGGAATGACCAGTCTGTCGGCATTTCTTAAATATTGAATCAGTAATTTCCCTTGACCGTTCATACAAACGCCTCCATCCAGATGGGATTAAGTTAAGAATATTATACCATATTTTATCTAAAAAAGGACGAATCTTGATAAGTATGTAAAATTCTTGGATTGTCTAAAACTGTTTCAACAAATTATATTTGAAAGGCTGAAACTATCAGAATAAAAGTTGTCTGTTTTGTTATCAGAGAAGGAAAAACCAACTATCCTTCCCTGGTACCTTGACAACTTTATAGCCGGCTTCGGGAGTTATACGGGTTTGGCGGACAGTGTGCGAGGATATGAGCACGCCCGCCGGTGGAATTGCGCACAGCGCGGCCCGAGAGAAATCGAGAATACGCGCCGCAGGCAAAACGGCGCAGGAAATGGCCCGGAAGCCGTGCGTTTTTATGATATTAGGAAAAGGGACAGGCGATGGCCGCATATCTTTTACTATCCAAGAAGGGGAGGTATGCTGTTTGAAACAGTGCCATATTACGACTGTATACTCCGATCATAAGAATGCCGGAGAGGACCGGGAGATGATTCTGGACTCTTTTTTGGCGTTTTTGCGAAAGGAACTCAGAACTCCAGATTTATTTGCAGAGGATGCCATTCATCGTGTATAATCATCTTGATGAATGGCCGCTTATTTCTGGAGGCACGGTATGTACTTAGAGATAAGCGATCCCATGGAATACCATGTGGCGTTATACGTAAGACTGTCAAAAGAGGACGATAAAAAGGAGGAGGAAAAAGAGGGGCCATCGGAGAGCATCAACAACCAGATTTCCCTGCTGAATGAGTTTGCGCAGAAGCACCGGCTGGACGTCTATGACACCTACATCGACGACGGCTGGAGCGGCACCAACTTCGACCGGCCGAATTTTCAGCGGATGATCGCGGACATCGAAGCCAAAAAGGTCAACATGGTCGTCACCAAGGATCTCTCACGTCTGGGCCGCGACTACATCCTCACCGGACACTACATGGAGCGGTACTTCCCGGAACACCGGGTGCGGTACATCTCCCTGCTGGACGGCATCGACACGGGCGTGGACTCCACCGCCAACGACATCACCCCGTTCCGCGCGATCATGAACGACATGTACGCCAAGGACATCTCCAAGAAGATCTCCAGCGTCAAGCATGACAAGCAGCGCAAGGGGCTGTTCATCGGCGGGAAACCGGTCTACGGATACAAGATGCACCCCACAGAGAAGAACAAGATCGTCATCGACGAAGAGGTCGCCCCCGTGGTGCGCCGTATCTTCGGTATGGCCTTGGATGGAATCAGTTGCCGTCAGATCGCCGCCCAGCTCAATGCGGAGGGTTTGCCCACCCCGGCCACTTACGCTGGTCTGCCGGTCGCCAAGCCCGGCCCCTACACCGGCTTGTGGAGCAGTGAGCGCATCTCCGACATGCTGCAAAATGAGACCTACATCGGGAACATGGTGCAGGGGCGGAGCAAAAAAATTAACTACAAGACCAAGAAGTGCCTGAAGCAGGACCCTAAGGACTGGGTCATTGTGGCGGGGATCCACGAGCCGCTGATCGACAGGGAGACCTTCGACAAGGTGCAGATGCTGGTGGCCAGCCGCAAGCACACCCGCAGCCGCACCTACGACTTCCTGCTCAAGGGGCTCATCTTCTGCCACGAGTGCGGCTACCCGCTGGCGGTGCTCAACCGGAAAAACGCTAAGGGGGAGGATGTGCTGTACTT
It includes:
- a CDS encoding resolvase produces the protein MYLEISDPMEYHVALYVRLSKEDDKKEEEKEGPSESINNQISLLNEFAQKHRLDVYDTYIDDGWSGTNFDRPNFQRMIADIEAKKVNMVVTKDLSRLGRDYILTGHYMERYFPEHRVRYISLLDGIDTGVDSTANDITPFRAIMNDMYAKDISKKISSVKHDKQRKGLFIGGKPVYGYKMHPTEKNKIVIDEEVAPVVRRIFGMALDGISCRQIAAQLNAEGLPTPATYAGLPVAKPGPYTGLWSSERISDMLQNETYIGNMVQGRSKKINYKTKKCLKQDPKDWVIVAGIHEPLIDRETFDKVQMLVASRKHTRSRTYDFLLKGLIFCHECGYPLAVLNRKNAKGEDVLYFVCRTYQRFTKAGVCTCHAIKEQTVTQAVVEKVREVCQQYLQADELMPLAQREVAKALAECSNEKEIAGLKTKIDSLTAHLDKMYMDKLSGVLDDKDFERIYGKVKAERTGLEQRLARIDTPDYSPAEQMDLAKGLVSRFIDTASINRELLVSLIERVELTEEKEIILHFRFQELE